AGGGATCGCGGGTTGCAAGCAGATAGGATGCCCGCAGGTCTTTATCCCCTGACCTCCCTGCACCGCCGGTGTTTGCTATCCAGACGCCGTGAATTTTCCGGGCAAACGTGCAGTGGGTGTGGCCGCAGATGATGACATCTGCCTCTGCGTCAGCACACAGCCGTTCCAGTTCCGTTTCGGGCGTTTCGGCACAGACATTTTCCGGAAAGACCGGGTGATGCATGACGGCAAATCTCTGGTCCCCCCACGTGAACCGTATCTCGGCCGGCATGGCAAACAGGAGTGCCCGTCCTGTTCCGGAGAGTTTTTTCCAGGTCCTGCGGTGACTGGCGCACCGTTTTTTGTCCATTCCTTCCGGGCAGTTCTTTGTTCTGCCTACGGCAAGGACCGCTTCTTCTGCGTTGCCCCGGACTCCTGCAGCGTTGATTTTCTGCAGATATTCAAGGGTTTCTTCGGGGAAGGGGCCAAATCCTATTACATCGCCTGCATAAAGGAAGGTGGTACAGCCGCGGCTTTTTGCATCTTCGATGATTGCCAGGAGTGCCGGAAGGTTTGCATGCACATCGGCGAAAAAGGCAATTGCGGAGACGGAGTCCGGGACGGAGATGGTTTTCAGCCGGAGGTCATGAATCGGTTTTGTCAGGTTCTGTTCCAGTATGCTCCACATGCCCTCATTCTTTTTCCAGAAGAGGTTTGCGTCTCTGTGCAGTTCCGCACGTTTTGTTTTCCGGTCTTCTTCAAGCGCTGCAATACCCGGGCGGATCGTGTCCATGAAACCGGTGTTGCCAAAGTATGCGGTGCATGTTTCCTCTTCTTTGGCAAGGAACTCCGGGAGATACTCGGTCCAGACATCACAGTCATGCATGTCACCCAGGTAGTCCTGGAGTTCTTTTACCATTTTGATTGCGGGGGCGAGACCGTCGCCGTAGAGGCCGCGGTAGGTTTCCATGGTGTAACGGAGCTTTTTTGCGGTGATGCGCATCTCATGATGTGCGTTTTTGCGTTCCGGATCGGCAAGGGCAGCTGCGTACAGTTTTACCTGTTCGGCGGCGAGGCTGATTGCATGGTAGGCGGTGGTGTAGGAAGTTGTGGTGGTGGTTTCGGTCTTTTCGAGTTTGCCGCGGACGATGATCTCGACACAGGATTTTTGCAGTGCGGAAAGGGTTTTGGATTTTTCAAACCGTTCGACTGCGGCAATAACATCCGGCTGGAGTGCCGTTCTTTCCTGCATGAGACGCAGGGTCAGACATTCGATACCGGATCGAAGATCGGTGCCGGTGTTTTCCCGGGCGTGACTGCGGAGAGGTTCGGGGTCTGCGGTTTGTTCCGGGATTCCGGCAAAAAATCGTTTCAGACGGGTGAGGAGTCCGGATTTTTCTTCCGGGACGGAGGATTCGGGCGCGGGAAGGATCGGGAGGGATGCCGGCTGCTCCGCATCCGGCATCCGGAATTCTCCGGGGAGGAACCGTGGCGTTCCTTCCCTGAGGGGGACGCTTGGAATGGTTTGTGCGTAGTCTCTGAGAAATGCTATCTGGACGTCAAGGTCGCGGGCACGTCCGAGTGATCGCGTGATCTGTTTTATTTCAGTTTCCCAGCGCCGGTACTCTTTTTCCGGGAAGCATCCGGCGAAGAGCGGCAGAGCTGCCCGGAGTCTGCGGGATGCGACCCGCATGCGGTGGATGTACTCGATGTCGGTTCCTGCTTTAACGCCGGCACTTTCCCCTGCCATATCAGCGGCAAGCTGGGCAAGTACGGTTGCGCCGTAGAGCCGGTATCCGGGGTCTGTGTTAGTAGTCATGCCAGATTCCGCGATGTTCCATCATCCACATCTGGGAGTTGAGGGGTTCTTCGCCTTCTGCGGGGAGTACTTTTTCGTAGCTTCCGTCGATGTGGAGAATCTGTGCCTGAGCAGTGTCTTTGATGTGGGTTTCAAGGATGGTGTGGATGATCATGTCCCGGAGATGCGGGTCTTCCACCGGGAAGAGAATTTCAACCCGCCGCGAGAGGTTTCTTGGCATGAGGTCAGCGCTGCCGAGCAGGACTTCTTCGTTTCCTCCGTTGCGGAAGTAGTAGATGCGGGTGTGTTCGAGGAATCTGCCGACAATGGAGATGACACGGATGTTATCAGAGACGCCCGGAACTTCGGGCCGCAGGCAGCAGACACCGCGGACGACGAGGTCGATTTTAACACCTGCCTGACTTGCCCGGTAGAGGGCTGTGATGCATTCTTCATCTACAAGGGCGTTGAGTTTGAAGGCGAGGTAACCGTCGCCGTGGGTCTTCTGCCGTTCGATTTCGCGGTCGATTCTTGCAATGAGTTCCTTTCGCATGGTGCCCATAGTCCCGTGGGAGACGAGCAGTTTGCGGTAATCGGTCTTTTTGGAGTAGCCGGTTAAGGCGTTGAAGAGGTCGGCGATGTCTGCACCGATATCCGGGTCACAGGTGAACATGGAGAGGTCGGTGTAGATACGTGCGGTGGATGCGTTGTAGTTGCCGGTGCCCATGTGGGTGTAGGTTTTGAGTTTGTCCTGTTCGCGGCGGACGACCATACACATTTTTGCGTGGACTTTGAGGCCGACGATGCCGTAGATGACGTGAACTCCTGCACGTTCAAGTGACCGCGCCCATTCGATGTTGTTTTCTTCGTCGAATCGTGCTTTGAGTTCGACGAGGACAGTGACGGGTTTTCCTTCTTCGCGGGCTTCCATGAGGGCGTGGACGATCGGGGAGTTTTTGCCGGTGCGGTAGAGGGTCTGTTTAATTGCGAGGACGTTGGGGTCGTGGGCGGCCTGCTGCACGAATTCGACGACCGGGCCGAAGCTGTCGTAGGGGTGGTAGAGCAGGAGATCGTTCCGGGCAATTGCTGCAGGCAGGGATTCTTTGGCGAGGCATGCGGGAACAGAGGCTTTGAACGGTGTGTCTTTGAGGTCAGGCCGGTCAATGTCCATGAGTTCCATGAGATCGTTCATGCCGATGAGGCCGCTGGTGGATACGTAGACCTGCGTGGGCATGAGCCGGAGTTTTGCGGTGAGGAGGTCACGGATCCATTCCGGCATGGCGGCGTGTACTTCGAGGCGGGAGGGGATTCCTATCCGCCGCTGTTCAACGCTGGTTTCGATTGCGGTGAGGAGGTCGGATGCTTCGTCTTCTTCGATCTCCATATCGGCGTCACGGGTTACGCGGAAGATGTAGGTGTCTTTGACCTCCATTCCGGGGAAGAGTTTCTGGATGTTTGCGGCGACAAGGTCTTCCAGGACGACGTAGTGGTATTCGGAGCTTTTCGCGGGAGGGATCATCCGGTCGTTTCCGATGCGGATGAACCGGGGGAGGGTACCTTTGGGTACTTTGACCCGGGAGAAGACCTGGCCGCGGGTGGGGTGGTTGATGACGACGGCGAGGTTGATGGAGAGGTTGGAGATGAAGGGGAAGGGGTGGGAGCCGTCGAAGGTCATGGGGGTCAGTATGGGAAATATCTGGGTTTCAAAGTATTTTTGCAGATATTTCTGCATTTCGGGGCTGAGGTCTTTGCATTTGTGGATGTAGATACCTTCCTGTGCGAGGGCGGGTTTGAGGTCCTGGCTCCAGCAGCGGCAGGACTCGGCCTGGAGGGGGAGGAGGGTTCCGAGGATCTCCTGCATCTGCTCAGTGGGGGTCATGCCGTCCGGCGGGCGTTCGAGGACGCCGCCGCGGATCTGGCGCAGCAGACCGGAGACCCGGATCATCATGAACTCGTCGATGTTGTTTGCGAAGATGGAGAGGAATTTGACGCGTTCAAGGAGGGGGTGGCGGAGATTTGCGGCTTCTTCGAGGACGCGGCGGTTGAACTGAATGAGGGAGATTTCTCTGTTGATGTAGAGGGATTTGTCCGTGAGGCTGATCTGAGAACCGAACGGGTCGCGGATATCATCGGGGGTCATTTGTACGGGGTCTCCAAGGGGTTGTTATACGTGTATTTGGTTTCCATTGGTATCAGTCCTTTCTATAGAAACACTATAGAAAACCGGAACGGATGCTGTGACGAATGTGATGCCGAAAACGTATTGGGCAGGTCTTTTTCCGGAAACTGTTGTCTGGTTGGCGGGCGGGGGGAGAAAAAACCGCCACAGATTCTCACGGCAGAGCCGCCGCCAGGTCCCGGAATATACTACATCATCTCATACCATCACAGCCCGGAAAACCGGAAACGTATCATACTTCAGGAACACCTCCCCCGTGAACGTTACCTTAATAAATAATCCCTCCTCATTTTTATCCATGGGAAAAAAGATTGCTGAAATAGTCGAAACCATAGAATTTGTGGCAGACATTGAAGGAGCAAAGGACTGCCTCATGTCCCAGCAGGGTGAACTCTGGTTTAACATTGACGTCCCCAAAGGCCACGGCCTGAAAAACGGCGATAAAATTCGCGTAATCGTAGAGCGCGCTGATGAATAATGATGGATAAACAAGCAGGGCAGGCGGATACCAGAAAACGAATGGTACTGATCCTGACAGGAATCATTGCGGCTCTTGTCCTTGTAATTGTACTGACGATAGGAGCCATCGCAATCGACGCAGAAGACCCCGTATATATCAACGGAAAACTCGTTGCCGCATTCCAGTACACCGGCGACCCGCGGGACGTCTGGGTACAGTGCACCATCTCCCGCGTGGACGACATCTTCGCCGAAGAACAGATAGGCAATCTCCTGACAATCGCACCAACCTTCACCGCAGGCAGAAACATCTGCGAATTCCCGATAGAACTCGAACCGGGGACCTACAAAACACGTCTCTACGTCAGGGAACGCAACGAAGGTGCCGCACGGCTTGCCGCATTCATCAAAAACTTTGAGATAATATGATCCATATCTTCGACAATGCCCTTCTCTTCAACCCATGTACCGGAGAATGGCTGTTTACCTCTTTTTCCGTGAAAAACGGAGTTGTTACCGCAGTCGGCGCAAACCACAGCCTCACCGGCGACCGGATAACCGATCTTGGCGGTGCCCGGGTAATCCCGGGACTGATCGATACACACCTGCACATTGAAAGCACCTTCCTTGTACCGCAGGAATTCGGCAGGGTTGCCCTTTCGCACGGCGTCACCACCGCAATTGCCGACCCCCATGAAATCGCCAATGTCGCAGGACTCGCCGGAATTGACTTCATGATGCAGGACGCACAGCATGCACCAAACGACATTTTCTTTACCCTCCCCTCCTGCGTCCCGGCAACCGCCGATGATGTCGGCGGGGCAGTCATCACCGCAGCTGATCTCGCAAAATATACCGACAACCCCCGCATTCTCGGGCTCGGGGAAATGATGAACTTCCCGGGAGTTCTTGCCGGCGACCCCGAGACTCTTGCAAAACTCTCCCTGTTCCCACACGTTGACGGCCATGCTCCGGGGCTGACCGGGATCAGCCTCTGCCGCTACGTTGCCCACGGCATCAAAACAGATCACGAGTGTACTTCTGCGGAAGAAGCACGCGAAAAACTCCGGCGCGGCATGTATATCCTGCTGCGGGAAGGAGAAGCTGCTCGGGATGTGGCCGTCCTTTCCTCCATCGTCGACCCAAATACCGTCGCACACTGCTGTTTCTGCACAGACGATCGGCATGTGGACACCCTGGTACGCGAAGGCTCCATCGATCACTGCATCCGTGCTGCAATCAGCGCAGGCATGCCGGAAAATCTCGCACTCCGCATGGCAACACTCTCCGCCGCGGAATGCTTCGGTCTCACCGACAGAGGAGTTATCGCACCGGGCCGCGTCGCCGACTTCTGCATCCTCGCAGATACCGATACCTTCACCATACAACAGGTGTACAAAAACGGCATCCCCGCAGAAGAGATCCCCGCATCTGCGGTGCAGACACCCTGTCAGGTCCCGGAGTTCTCCTGCAGATTCCCGGCCAAACCCGATCTCGCCCTGCCAACAAAAGGGGTCGCCCGGGTCATCGGCATCATCCCAAGTGAAATCGTAACCCGGAACATCCCTGCCAAACCCGACGCGGACGGAGTACAGAAGATCATCTCTGTTGACCGGTATCATGCCGGCGGCTTTACCGTCGGCCTGGTAAAAGGATTTGAGATGCAGACCGGAGCTGCCGCCACCTCAATCGCCCATGACGCCCACAACATCATCGCAACCGGCAGAAGCGACGAAGAAATTCTCACAGCAGTCCGGGCAGTTGCCGATGCCGGCGGAGGGCTTGCAGTAGTTACCGGGAATGAAGTCACCCTCCTTTCCCTCCCCGTCGGCGGCCTCATGACCCGGGAATCTGCCGACGTAACAGTTAGACAGCTGGACAAACTATCCGCACATCTGAAACGTACCGGCGCATACAAACAGACCTTTGGCCACCTTTCCTTCCTGTCGCTTACCGTAATCCCACATCTGAAGATTACCCCGCGGGGCCTGTTCGATGTGGACGCATTTGAGATGGTCCCCCTGTTCCACTGATTTTTTTGACAGGAAAGAATATTGAGAAGAACAACAATACTGATAATTACGATGAAACGACAGCGGGATATTGCCATCATTCTGGCGGCGGCGTTTGTTCTCCTGCCGGTACTGGCAGGCGCTGCAGCGGCAGCGGAGCCGACCGCAACGGAAACACAGCGTTTCGTCCTGTTTCAAAGTCCCGAACTGTCAAACCACTACGGCTACATTACCGTAAACTCCGTGGACGTGAAACTGGAGGGAGTAAATGCTGTATATACGGTTAACTACTCAATTGACCCGTGGATTGCATTTCTGGTATTCCTGCTCGGCAAACAGGATCTGAAAAACCGGCTGCTGAAAATCATCAACCCCCCTGTCCCGACCAGCGGCCAGACGCAGGAGATCGTGTTCCAGTATGTGGATAACGAAAAAGCAATCATCTCGGTATCCAACGCTGCAATGAGCTACGGAGACAACACCTACTGGTATCCGGAACAGGAGTTTGCAGTCACGATTCCGCAGATTACATTTACGGCCTCGTTTACCAAAACCTACAACAACACCCGTGTGATTGAGCGGGGATTCGGCTACTATTAATCCCTTTTTTGCAAACGGGTATTGCCATGATGATCACCTCTAAACACTCTTCGATCAAATAACATTATCTATGCAGATGTTTCTTGACGGTTCCGGTCGTGACAGTCTTTCAGGAAGTACCCTTCCGGTCTATAATCCGGCAACAGGAACCGTGATCGATACTGTTCCCGCCGGAAACGCGGACGATGTCGCAGCAGCAGTTGCGGCAGCAGAAACCGCCCGGACAAAGTGGGCAGGAGTCAGTCAGGCGGATAAATCACGCATCCTGATAGCAGCAGGTGCGCTTATCAGGGAGGAAGCAAATACTCTGGCAACACTTCTGACCACGGAACAGGGAAAACCGTTCCGCGAAGCAAAGGACGAAATTCTGGGAACAGCCCACATTTTTGAGTACTACGCATCAATGACCGGAAGCATCAGAGGTGATGCCGCGGTTCTGCCGAAGTACGGATACATGAACGTGGTACGAAAGCCGCTCGGCATCTGCGGGGCAATTGTTCCCTGGAACATGCCCGCAATTATCTTCGGATGGAAAGCGGGTGCGGCTCTTGCCTGCGGAAATGCGGTCGTGGTAAAACCCTCGGAAACAGCACCTCTGACAGTTCTTCGTCTGGCGGAACTTCTGACTGCTGCCGGGGTTCCGGGCGGCGCACTGAACGTCGTTACCGGCAGCGGAGCGGTGGCCGGCAACGCAGTTGTGCGCAACGCAGACATCCGGCATGTATCCTTCACCGGCTCGGTTGCAACGGGGCGGGCGGTGTCTCTTGCGGCAGCACCGACCCTGAAAAAACTCACGCTGGAACTCGGCGGGAACGATGCTTTCATCGTGGCGGCGGATGCAGACCTTGATGCGGCGGTTGCAGGCGCAGTGCGGAACCGGTTCTACAACTGCGGACAGGTCTGCACCTCGGCAAAAAGAATTCTGGTGGATGCGGGCTGTGTCGATGAGTTCGTGAGAAAAGCAAAGGCTGCAATCGAAAAACTTGTCGTCGGCAACGGTCTTGAAAAAGTTAACATGGGACCACTGAACAATCCCGGACAGCGCGATGCAGTTGCATCAGCCGTTGACCGGATTGTACAGGAAGAGTGCGGCAGACTCATCTTCGGAGGAAAAAAACAGGAGGGTCCCGGAAATTTCTACGCGCCGACCCTTCTCTCCGATGTGTCGCCGGACGCGGTATCTGAAGAGATCTTCGGACCGGTCATGCCTGTGATAC
The window above is part of the Methanocorpusculum vombati genome. Proteins encoded here:
- a CDS encoding CHAD domain-containing protein, coding for MTTNTDPGYRLYGATVLAQLAADMAGESAGVKAGTDIEYIHRMRVASRRLRAALPLFAGCFPEKEYRRWETEIKQITRSLGRARDLDVQIAFLRDYAQTIPSVPLREGTPRFLPGEFRMPDAEQPASLPILPAPESSVPEEKSGLLTRLKRFFAGIPEQTADPEPLRSHARENTGTDLRSGIECLTLRLMQERTALQPDVIAAVERFEKSKTLSALQKSCVEIIVRGKLEKTETTTTTSYTTAYHAISLAAEQVKLYAAALADPERKNAHHEMRITAKKLRYTMETYRGLYGDGLAPAIKMVKELQDYLGDMHDCDVWTEYLPEFLAKEEETCTAYFGNTGFMDTIRPGIAALEEDRKTKRAELHRDANLFWKKNEGMWSILEQNLTKPIHDLRLKTISVPDSVSAIAFFADVHANLPALLAIIEDAKSRGCTTFLYAGDVIGFGPFPEETLEYLQKINAAGVRGNAEEAVLAVGRTKNCPEGMDKKRCASHRRTWKKLSGTGRALLFAMPAEIRFTWGDQRFAVMHHPVFPENVCAETPETELERLCADAEADVIICGHTHCTFARKIHGVWIANTGGAGRSGDKDLRASYLLATRDPFSLHHIRVPYNLEETLRHLKKHKEIAAMFAAGLDFDEAADLREVPELPPMQTTVTVTAAEEET
- the ppk1 gene encoding polyphosphate kinase 1, whose product is MTPDDIRDPFGSQISLTDKSLYINREISLIQFNRRVLEEAANLRHPLLERVKFLSIFANNIDEFMMIRVSGLLRQIRGGVLERPPDGMTPTEQMQEILGTLLPLQAESCRCWSQDLKPALAQEGIYIHKCKDLSPEMQKYLQKYFETQIFPILTPMTFDGSHPFPFISNLSINLAVVINHPTRGQVFSRVKVPKGTLPRFIRIGNDRMIPPAKSSEYHYVVLEDLVAANIQKLFPGMEVKDTYIFRVTRDADMEIEEDEASDLLTAIETSVEQRRIGIPSRLEVHAAMPEWIRDLLTAKLRLMPTQVYVSTSGLIGMNDLMELMDIDRPDLKDTPFKASVPACLAKESLPAAIARNDLLLYHPYDSFGPVVEFVQQAAHDPNVLAIKQTLYRTGKNSPIVHALMEAREEGKPVTVLVELKARFDEENNIEWARSLERAGVHVIYGIVGLKVHAKMCMVVRREQDKLKTYTHMGTGNYNASTARIYTDLSMFTCDPDIGADIADLFNALTGYSKKTDYRKLLVSHGTMGTMRKELIARIDREIERQKTHGDGYLAFKLNALVDEECITALYRASQAGVKIDLVVRGVCCLRPEVPGVSDNIRVISIVGRFLEHTRIYYFRNGGNEEVLLGSADLMPRNLSRRVEILFPVEDPHLRDMIIHTILETHIKDTAQAQILHIDGSYEKVLPAEGEEPLNSQMWMMEHRGIWHDY
- the ade gene encoding adenine deaminase; amino-acid sequence: MIHIFDNALLFNPCTGEWLFTSFSVKNGVVTAVGANHSLTGDRITDLGGARVIPGLIDTHLHIESTFLVPQEFGRVALSHGVTTAIADPHEIANVAGLAGIDFMMQDAQHAPNDIFFTLPSCVPATADDVGGAVITAADLAKYTDNPRILGLGEMMNFPGVLAGDPETLAKLSLFPHVDGHAPGLTGISLCRYVAHGIKTDHECTSAEEAREKLRRGMYILLREGEAARDVAVLSSIVDPNTVAHCCFCTDDRHVDTLVREGSIDHCIRAAISAGMPENLALRMATLSAAECFGLTDRGVIAPGRVADFCILADTDTFTIQQVYKNGIPAEEIPASAVQTPCQVPEFSCRFPAKPDLALPTKGVARVIGIIPSEIVTRNIPAKPDADGVQKIISVDRYHAGGFTVGLVKGFEMQTGAAATSIAHDAHNIIATGRSDEEILTAVRAVADAGGGLAVVTGNEVTLLSLPVGGLMTRESADVTVRQLDKLSAHLKRTGAYKQTFGHLSFLSLTVIPHLKITPRGLFDVDAFEMVPLFH
- a CDS encoding aldehyde dehydrogenase family protein: MQMFLDGSGRDSLSGSTLPVYNPATGTVIDTVPAGNADDVAAAVAAAETARTKWAGVSQADKSRILIAAGALIREEANTLATLLTTEQGKPFREAKDEILGTAHIFEYYASMTGSIRGDAAVLPKYGYMNVVRKPLGICGAIVPWNMPAIIFGWKAGAALACGNAVVVKPSETAPLTVLRLAELLTAAGVPGGALNVVTGSGAVAGNAVVRNADIRHVSFTGSVATGRAVSLAAAPTLKKLTLELGGNDAFIVAADADLDAAVAGAVRNRFYNCGQVCTSAKRILVDAGCVDEFVRKAKAAIEKLVVGNGLEKVNMGPLNNPGQRDAVASAVDRIVQEECGRLIFGGKKQEGPGNFYAPTLLSDVSPDAVSEEIFGPVMPVIPFATLDEAVEIANSTPYGLGASIWTKNITTACTAAEQIRSGVVWVNRHLILPPEIPFGGTGNSGYGRENGREFIYEYTEPKSILIGL